Proteins from a genomic interval of Zingiber officinale cultivar Zhangliang chromosome 1B, Zo_v1.1, whole genome shotgun sequence:
- the LOC121989779 gene encoding uncharacterized protein LOC121989779 isoform X5 has protein sequence MDKSKKSDLLAAGRKKLRQFRQKKDQKGGNKDAQSSNRGNKQDKDAHANELMNTIEPEVATSTSTVESDVLTTDTLDPSVVVSSVDFPTVNSGEVVDRRALDDGKALERVAIEPPAVEISSSALDIDKEEAKSYGMEQCNGESSEVGIPAVENRVDEAGGSSLGLALDTDVEKVEASTIEPGSVLAVSQALVGRSSLPVEIDNDTGIPVTSSEKNGDNHDTEQNEMPKDLDSSLDLDERIDKEATVLPALTEDTQEVDTSSYHENERILAQVSPESAEVPFSHENDSAHGEENASAIGDSEILNEDRSIQNTIGEAIRCEGRSSETPPGEFSSSQEMGEIFKEDVCHPIFGSTDLVSSLAICPMETCVSGLEDEFETIRRHLYLANISRDFLQFQLEVEAELHEDSCKQSAAELSKLYGLLQESQEKNAVANEELAQFGSKFQDMTAAKEKLEIRLLCREQEFEALNNNFAELQNKFEVSQQEMAHQLEELAACQNSLEILQKENVKLTTRLALEIDARNAIDEEKEFLANENARIVSKLMEKNTALEKQNHHEYTSKESENFDQLAELNLYLSSSLAVHEAKLKELGYGPFKSSNISIEAMLHETEYCVRENSHDYTDSSVMGVLNDCLQEAKDILQSLEKSIEGMHLQSLSLGPDGRAGASGVSKLIRSFEEKQKPDIAEEELQMSKGGQSDNSYSAMKEQMSCLRVAIERIELEIGKVEAHRVEQSNNISILKNFQMDSQALKKKSDTLEEKIDVLVDQMSSNSCRVQNFQDRSDEIQQDAHDKMEKILSEIEQMQIKVNDELSTLRCERDTLKAVTFGAIEKLNKYTLFQISDNIDIASFFMASVDAAVELINNLQEKLIASNLESNTLHNSYNEQNKLVTALAGREQFYSSQMHKLYVSLWELIKESCESSGAPDTDLRGEEILQNLPEGFEALSMHLKKLLDERLFFLFKSNDLESMLLTKNEEIQEHFGKYNSLVKRLDDLQRVKNETDSFLLKKEVVIEEAKEKCIALIRKLEYHKLNMVLSVPHKLAVSDELTQVVDFGDNDLFRSLLQLETLIVFYIQEHEEALEVIDLSKKCLLEANVFPHIPDHHCSLQLPTLIQEDFIPRLCELQDQLDLLCMSNINFEIELQFFKEYTSRLKYALEASHSELLLKVSELELSEQRLSSVREKLSIAVAKGKGLIVQRDNLKQALLEKSTDLEKCLHELQSKEALLQEAEGKLKSYSEVDRIEALESELSYIRNSATALRDSFLLKDSVLQRIEEVLEDLDLPEQFHARDIVEKVELLSKMAVGNSSITMTDWDQKSSIGGSHSDAGFVIMDSWREDSQAIPNPGFDELKCKFEQLERNFYSLAEHNEMLEQSLVERNNLVQKWEEMLDNINMPPLLSTLEPEDKIECLGNILTEVQQERDALRLKIKDLEASSEILTVDLEESYKKLSEVSAEIVVIKSENDILSEKLNMLNSECHDLSEKVAQHNVSRDHFLREINNLNEKLTEKVQENLQLHDMENEISRLLDLVSNAVQESDHSTVPSDVSAIERLELLLRILVDKYTNLVALNSVPEDHAESVSKDAAELFSAESKFSVSISGSGDVLHNIEQELNSLRIEYDNAISNLNLMTEERNEVMEKCKFLTAEVEAISKQKISLKEELTTEIEKNKLLLSQLDVICKEKDALREQLIQEEEKFASIREKLNIAVRKGKGLVQQRDGLKEEIEKMNINITHLNSEKNQLVEALESEKEMLENRLKETEQHLANSNQTLSKLLGALDAIDIGKEYINIEAAQKLEEIGKLNLELRSSVFSAEQEAKKAKRTAELLLAELNEVQERADILHEELGKAEATLFEAYRQKDAAESARADAFRHLEEINLLHSEERKKQIDSLSELMSGIGQVKDSCSEFSGLVADWYKRDFDVLSYVEAFMGSIETGKDFKAPVDFRPDYPPHEENSIHALSKFTSHEPPEKCSITENLVFGVECVLHYLSEFNELKINTHKQFFSLAEQTSCLVKKVDSVGRKVLSQRKESESLKEEVAKLESTIMVKEAEVRAVYRNLFFIYQLCNELINDMENGHTGTAENELVFGGKFATKSGKSPSEYYWQMSIDENTPLTDEVIRSLADRLFFTVKSARNNETSEWKATIVDLQRELQEKDAQTSGITAELVSQIRDAEAVARRSTTELESAKTTIYSLEKQVEKMVNDKKSLELRVSELSSLETSLDELNGRIKSLNDALTGKDQEIETLMEALDEEEVQVEGLENRNKELQSMVEEKTTTLEKLEASHEKSLAKLSTTVNKFDELYNLSENLVAEVENLQSQLQNRESDISFLRQEVTRCTNELLASQESNKKHLSEVKELLKWLNMTISRFGLTDFHMNGDENQIHAFTNILDKSITSIMAELDDLRVKVSQQTRRALTGPSEVEQMVQKTEPASAGVVTHVRTGRKFNNDQIAIAIDVEKGENVIDDEDDDKAHGFKSLTMSRFVPRVSRPIADKIDGIWVSGDRLLMRQPTLRIGVLLYWIALHALLASLI, from the exons ATGGATAAAAGCAAGAAATCAGATCTCCTTGCCGCTGGCCGCAAAAAG CTTCGACAATTTAGACAGAAAAAAGACCAAAAGGGCGGCAATAAGGATGCTCAATCCTCGAACCGAGGCAACAAACAGGACAAGGACGCTCATGCCAACGAGTTGATGAATACCATAGAACCTGAGGTTGCCACCTCAACTTCGACTGTTGAATCCGATGTATTGACAACGGATACATTGGATCCGTCAGTCGTGGTCAGCAGTGTGGATTTTCCAACTGTGAACTCAGGAGAAGTGGTTGATCGCAGAGCTCTGGATGACGGGAAGGCTCTTGAAAGAGTGGCCATTGAACCTCCTGCTGTTGAAATCTCATCTTCCGCTTTGGATATAGATAAAGAG GAAGCGAAATCTTATGGTATGGAACAATGTAATGGAGAGAGCTCAGAAGTTGGAATTCCAGCTGTGGAAAATAGGGTGGATGAGGCTGGTGGAAGTTCACTTGGATTAGCTTTGGATACTGATGTAGAAAAAGTGGAAGCTTCAACAATTGAACCTGGTTCTGTTCTTGCAGTATCTCAAGCTCTGGTTGGAAGGTCTTCTCTTCCTGTTGAAATTGATAATGATACAGGTATTCCTGTAACTTCATCTGAGAAGAATGGAGATAATCATGACACGGAGCAAAATGAAATGCCTAAAGACCTTGATTCTTCTTTAGATCTTGATGAAAGGATTGACAAAGAGGCCACGGTACTTCCTGCCCTAACTGAAGACACTCAGGAGGTGGATACCAGTAGTTACCATGAAAATGAAAGAATTCTAGCTCAGGTTTCACCAG AAAGTGCTGAGGTTCCATTTTCTCATGAAAATGACTCTGCCCATGGGGAGGAAAATGCATCTGCTATAGGTGATTCTGAGATCCTTAATGAAGACAGGAGCATACAGAACACCATAGGAGAGGCTATACGTTGTGAAGGCAGGTCAAGTGAAACACCTCCAGGAGAATTTTCTTCATCTCAGGAGATGGGTGAGATTTTCAAGGAAGATGTCTGCCACCCTATTTTTGGTTCAACAGATCTAGTTTCTTCATTAGCAATCTGTCCTATGGAAACATGTGTCAGTGGTCTTGAAGATGAGTTCGAGACTATTAGAAGGCATCTTTActtagcaaacatttcaagggaCTTTCTCCAGTTTCAATTGGAAGTGGAAGCTGAGTTGCACGAAGACTCCTGCAAGCAGTCTGCTGCTGAACTCTCAAAACTCTATGGTTTACTTCAAGAATCTCAGGAAAAAAATGCTGTTGCTAATGAGGAGCTGGCACAATTTGGATCAAAGTTTCAAGATATGACTGCTGCAAAGGAAAAACTTGAGATCAGATTACTTTGCAGAGAACAAGAATTTGAAGCACTCAATAATAACTTTGCAGAGTTGCAGAATAAATTTGAAGTGTCCCAACAGGAGATGGCACATCAGTTGGAGGAGTTAGCCGCTTGCCAGAATTCTCTTGAAATTTTACAGAAAGAAAATGTAAAGTTAACTACAAGGCTCGCCTTAGAAATAGATGCAAGGAATGCAATTGATGAGGAAAAGGAGTTTTTGGCAAATGAGAATGCAAGAATTGTTTCTAAATTGATGGAAAAGAATACTGCACTTGAAAAACAAAACCACCATGAGTATACTAGCAAGGAGTCAGAGAACTTTGATCAACTTGCAGAGCTGAACCTGTATCTGTCAAGCAGTTTGGCTGTCCATGAAGCTAAGCTAAAAGAGTTGGGGTATGGACCCTTTAAATCATCCAACATCTCAATAGAAGCTATGTTGCATGAAACTGAGTATTGTGTGAGGGAAAACAGTCATGATTATACAGATAGTTCTGTCATGGGAGTTCTGAATGACTGCTTGCAAGAGGCCAAAGATATACTGCAGAGTCTTGAGAAGTCAATTGAAGGAATGCACTTACAATCATTGTCCTTGGGGCCAGATGGAAGAGCCGGAGCATCTGGTGTATCAAAGCTTATACgatcatttgaagaaaaacaaAAGCCTGACATTGCAGAAGAAGAGCTTCAAATGTCTAAAGGTGGGCAATCAGATAATTCATATTCAGCAATGAAGGAGCAAATGTCCTGTCTTAGAGTTGCAATTGAGCGGATAGAACTGGAAATCGGAAAAGTTGAGGCACATAGGGTAGAACAATCAAATAATATATCTATCTTAAAAAACTTTCAGATGGATTCTCAAGCTCTCAAGAAGAAAAGTGATACTCTCGAGGAAAAAATTGATGTTCTTGTAGACCAGATGTCTAGTAATTCATGCAGAGTACAGAACTTTCAAGATCGGTCTGATGAAATACAACAAGATGCTCATGATAAGATGGAGAAGATTTTGAGTGAAATAGAACAGATGCAAATAAAAGTTAATGATGAACTTTCTACTCTTAGGTGTGAAAGAGACACACTCAAGGCAGTGACTTTTGGGGCCATTGAAAAGTTAAATAAATATACTTTATTTCAGATTTCTGATAATATTGATATAGCTTCATTTTTCATGGCTTCAGTTGATGCTGCTGTAGAATTGATCAACAATCTGCAAGAGAAGTTAATTGCTTCTAATTTGGAGAGTAATACTCTCCACAATTCATATAATGAACAAAACAAATTAGTAACTGCTCTAGCAGGGAGGGAACAGTTTTATTCTAGTCAAATGCATAAATTGTATGTAAGCCTTTGGGAACTGATCAAGGAATCATGTGAAAGCAGTGGGGCACCTGATACTGATCTGAGAGGTGaggaaattttacaaaatttgcCTGAAGGTTTTGAAGCACTTAGTATGCATTTAAAGAAGTTGTTGGATGAACGGCTGTTCTTCCTATTTAAAAGTAATGATTTAGAGTCAATGTTATTGACCAAAAATGAAGAGATCCAAGAGCACTTTGGGAAATATAATTCTTTGGTGAAAAGATTGGATGACTTACAAAGAGTCAAAAATGAAACTGATTCATTTTTGCTGAAGAAAGAAGTTGTTATTGAGGAGGCTAAGGAAAAATGTATTGCTTTAATCAGAAAATTGGagtatcataaattaaatatggttCTTTCTGTGCCGCATAAGTTGGCTGTCAGTGATGAACTCACTCAAGTTGTTGATTTCGGTGATAATGACCTCTTTCGTTCTTTGCTGCAGCTAGAGACATTGATTGTTTTTTATATTCAGGAACATGAAGAGGCACTTGAGGTTATTGATCTTTCAAAGAAATGTTTATTGGAAGCGAATGTATTTCCTCATATTCCTGATCATCATTGCTCATTGCAATTACCTACCTTGATCCAGGAAGATTTTATACCTAGATTGTGTGAATTGCAGGACCAGCTGGACTTGCTATGTATGTCAAAtatcaattttgaaattgagttacaATTCTTCAAAGAATATACAAGTAGGCTGAAGTATGCTCTTGAAGCTTCTCATTCAGAGTTGCTTCTAAAAGTTTCTGAGCTAGAACTATCAGAGCAAAGGCTTTCTTCGGTCAGAGAGAAGCTtagtattgctgttgcaaaaggtaAAGGATTAATTGTCCAGCGAGATAATCTCAAGCAGGCTTTGTTGGAGAAGTCAACTGATCTTGAAAAGTGCTTACATGAGTTACAATCTAAAGAAGCATTGCTGCAGGAAGCTGAGGGCAAGCTCAAGTCTTATTCTGAAGTGGATCGAATAGAAGCTCTTGAGTCTGAGCTATCTTATATAAGAAATTCTGCGACTGCATTGCGAGATTCTTTTCTTCTAAAGGACTCTGTACTTCAGAGGATTGAAGAAGTTTTGGAAGATTTGGATTTGCCTGAGCAATTCCATGCTAGAGACATAGTAGAGAAAGTTGAATTGCTATCCAAAATGGCCGTTGGGAATTCTTCTATTACTATGACTGACTGGGATCAAAAAAGCTCAATAGGAGGATCACATTCTGATGCTGGTTTTGTGATCATGGATTCTTGGAGGGAAGATTCTCAAGCAATTCCAaatccaggttttgatgaattaaAATGTAAATTTGAGCAGTTAGAGAGGAACTTTTACAGTCTGGCTGAGCACAATGAAATGCTGGAACAGTCTCTAGTTGAGAGGAATAACCTTGTGCAGAAATGGGAAGAGATGCTGGATAATATTAACATGCCTCCACTATTAAGTACGTTGGAACCAGAAGATAAAATTGAATGTTTAGGAAACATACTTACTGAGGTACAACAGGAAAGAGATGCATTGAGATTAAAGATCAAGGATCTTGAGGCTTCTTCAGAGATTCTCACTGTTGATTTAGAAGAGTCGTACAAAAAGTTATCAGAAGTTAGTGCAGAGATTGTAGTTATTAAATCTGAAAATGATATACTTTCTGAgaaactgaatatgctaaactcTGAATGTCATGATCTTTCAGAGAAAGTTGCTCAACATAATGTTAGCAGAGATCATTTCCTAAGAGAAATAAATAACCTTAACGAGAAGTTGACAGAGAAGGTGCAAGAGAACCTGCAACTCCATGATATGGAAAATGAGATTTCGAGATTGCTTGATTTGGTAAGTAATGCAGTTCAGGAATCTGATCATTCTACAGTTCCTTCTGATGTTAGTGCAATTGAGAGATTGGAACTACTGCTGAGAATACTTGTTGATAAATACACAAACCTTGTTGCCCTGAATTCTGTGCCTGAAGATCATGCAGAATCTGTGTCTAAAGATGCTGCAGAGCTTTTTTCTGCTGAAAGCAAATTTTCTGTGAGTATCAGCGGATCAGGAGATGTTCTACATAACATAGAACAGGAGTTAAACAGTTTGAGAATAGAATATGACAATGCCATCTCTAATCTGAATTTGATGACAGAGGAAAGGAATGAAGTCATGGAGAAGTGTAAATTTTTGACTGCAGAAGTAGAGGCAATTAGTAAACAGAAGATATCATTGAAGGAAGAGTTGACAACGGAAATTGAAAAGAACAAGTTGTTATTGTCACAGTTAGATGTGATTTGTAAGGAAAAGGATGCCTTGAGGGAGCAGCTTATTCAGGAGGAGGAAAAGTTTGCTTCTATCAGAGAGAAACTAAATATTGCTGTCAGGAAAGGAAAAGGATTAGTACAACAAAGAGATGGTCTGAAGGAAGAAATTGAGAAGATGAATATTAATATAACACATTTGAATTCTGAGAAGAACCAGCTAGTAGAAGCATTAGAATCAGagaaagaaatgttagaaaatcGGTTAAAGGAGACTGAACAACATTTGGCTAATAGTAATCAGACATTAAGTAAATTATTAGGGGCTTTGGATGCCATTGATATCGGGAAAGAATATATTAACATAGAAGCTGCACAAAAATTGGAAGAAATTGGAAAATTGAATCTTGAACTGCGTTCATCAGTATTTTCTGCAGAACAAGAAGCAAAAAAAGCCAAACGAACAGCTGAACTGCTACTAGCTGAATTGAATGAAGTTCAAGAAAGGGCTGATATCCTCCACGAGGAACTTGGGAAAGCAGAAGCTACACTCTTTGAGGCATATAGACAGAAAGATGCTGCCGAGTCTGCTAGAGCGGATGCTTTTCGTCACCTTGAGGAAATTAATTTGCTTCATTctgaagaaagaaagaaacagaTTGACAGTCTTTCTGAATTAATGTCTGGCATTGGCCAGGTGAAGGATAGCTGTTCTGAATTTTCTGGTCTTGTTGCCGATTGGTATAAGAGGGATTTTGACGTACTAAGTTATGTCGAGGCTTTTATGGGGTCTATTGAGACAGGAAAAGACTTCAAAGCCCCAGTTGATTTCCGACCTGATTATCCACCTCATGAG GAGAATTCCATTCATGCTCTTTCAAAGTTCACGTCACATGAACCTCCTGAGAAATGCTCTATCACTGAAAATCTTGTTTTTGGTGTTGAATGCGTGCTCCACTATCTGAGTGAGTTCAATGAGCTAAAGATAAACACCCATAAACAATTCTTTTCACTAGCTGAACAAACAAGCTGCCTGGTGAAAAAGGTGGATTCTGTGGGAAGGAAGGTTCTGTCTCAAAGGAAAGAATCTGAGTCTTTAAAAGAAGAGGTAGCTAAACTTGAGTCTACAATTATGGTCAAAGAGGCTGAAGTTCGTGCAGTATATAGAAATTTGTTCTTTATATACCAACTATGTAATGAATTGATCAATGATATGGAGAATGGGCATACCGGAACAGCTGAAAATGAGCTGGTCTTTGGAGGAAAATTTGCGACTAAATCTGGGAAATCACCAAGTGAATACTACTGGCAAATGTCCATCGATGAAAATACTCCACTCACTGATGAAGTTATCAGATCCTTGGCTGACAGATTATTCTTTACTGTTAAGAGCGCTAGAAACAATGAAACTTCTGAATGGAAGGCTACAATTGTGGACTTGCAAAGAGAACTGCAAGAAAAGGATGCCCAGACAAGTGGAATTACTGCAGAACTTGTGTCTCAGATAAGGGATGCTGAAGCTGTTGCAAGGAGATCCACTACTGAATTAGAGTCTGCAAAGACAACTATCTATAGTTTAGAGAAGCAGGTTGAAAAAATGGTTAATGACAAGAAATCATTAGAGTTAAGAGTATCTGAGTTAAGCAGTTTGGAGACTTCATTGGATGAACTAAATGGAAGGATTAAATCTTTAAATGATGCATTAACTGGCAAAGACCAAG AAATTGAAACTCTCATGGAAGCACTTGATGAAGAAGAGGTTCAGGTGGAAGGATTAGAGAACAGGAACAAGGAGCTACAAAGTATGGTAGAAGAAAAGACTACTACCTTGGAGAAGCTTGAAGCTTCTCATGAAAAGTCCTTAGCGAAGCTTTCAACAACAGTCAACAAGTTCGATGAATTGTATAACTTGTCAGAAAACCTTGTTGCTGAGGTCGAAAACCTTCAGTCACAACTGCAAAATCGAGAATCAGACATCTCTTTCTTGCGTCAGGAGGTAACTAGGTGCACCAATGAACTTCTGGCTTCACAAGAGAGCAACAAGAAGCATTTATCTGAAGTAAAGGAGCTTCTAAAGTGGTTAAACATGACCATCTCTCGTTTTGGATTGACCGATTTTCACATGAATGGTGATGAAAATCAGATACATGCATTCACCAACATTCTGGACAAGTCAATAACATCAATTATGGCTGAATTAGATGATTTGCGTGTTAAAGTTAGTCAACAAACTAGAAGGGCCTTGACAGGGCCTTCAGAAGTTGAACAAATG GTACAGAAAACTGAACCTGCATCGGCAGGTGTCGTGACACATGTGCGCACGGGGCGGAAATTCAACAATGACCAAATTGCCATTGCCATAGATGTAGAAAAAGGTGAAAATGTTATTGATGATGAGGACGATGACAAAG CACATGGCTTCAAATCGCTGACAATGTCACGTTTTGTACCAAGAGTTTCTAGGCCTATAGCAGATAAGATTGATGGGATATG GGTGTCAGGAGACCGGCTACTAATGCGCCAACCTACATTACGCATTGGAGTTCTATTATATTGGATCGCCCTTCATGCATTGCTTGCTAGTCTCATTTGA